The genomic window ACTCAGTGTATTTACTGCATCAGGATTAACTATTTTAGCACATGAGTAAACTATGTGGGCTGAACTTCAGCACTTATGTCCAATTACATTGGGCCCACATTCTGTAGGTAGATTTACAAGACTTGTAGATCAGTGTCTTGAAGGCTCTAGAGGTAGAGTAACTAAAGTCTGCCCTTGTTACTTGGCAATTCTGGTAAGCTCTTAAGGTTTTGTCTTTCTCTTAGGAGTCGCTTGGCCTTGAATGCTACTCAAGCCTTTTATCTGCTAGTGAACAATAAAAGCTTGGCCAGTATGTCCCTGACTTTGGCAGAATTATATAAAGATCACCAGGATGAAGATGGATTTCTATACATGACTTATGCTTCCCAGGAAATGTTTGGATGCAATTTATCCATTAACCAAGAGAAACCTATGGAATATCTTACAATTGCCAAAACCCACATGGAATTGCTGTAGCATGGTGGAATTGTAGTACTAAACATCCTTGAAGCCTATAGGCTGagctttttttaagtttttgttcaAGGTGTGGCATGGCTTCCCAGGACTGATTTAGCTGTTGGCAGGACCAGCTACAACAAAGCATCCCAATACCCTTTCTGGCTAAGCCTTTGACTTTTTATATTTGAGAAATTCAGCTTTTTAAAACAAGAGAACCTACAGTATGTTATAACTTTGACTTAACTTatgacctttttaaaaaaaaaaaagttgtgtgaaACAATATAATAAAGACATTTAAGAGTGAGCCATAGACTATGGTGGTTATTGTGGAAGGGAGGGCTGTTATAGCTTAAACTGTTACCTGAaagatgctgctttttttttctttattacattttcagCAACCATGAACAGTGGACCATGTTTATGTACAGGTTTCGTAATTATACAAGAACTCCTCATATTGCCCCTACCCCTATCTGATGTAACACTCGCAATTTAAAGAATGCTAGAATTAAGTCACCATCAATCTAAAAACCAGTACCCAAGAATTTCCACTTCCTGCTGCTTGCAATAGGCATATCAAGATTATCAAACAGCTGCCACATTTGCCTTATAATGCTTTTGGGAGATGTTCAATGAATGGACTGCTTTCTTCTGCAGGGATGTTTAAGAGTTAGCATTTCAGCATGCCAGAAGTCCACTGTCAGGGAATCCATTTAGTATGCATTTCTTTGCTACACCCATGGCTTTAATTACAAAGTGCTGGCCTGACCAGTTCACATCTGCATTCACAATATCTAATACAGCTATAGCTGCTGTCTTTGGGAGTGGGCTCCCCAGTATCCCTGTCAAATATTCCAAAACCCTTGTATGGGGGGGCATTCCCACATCCCCTGCACTTTTTGAGGAGGGAATGATTGTATCCAAAAAGCTCAGCGGTGAGATTATAATCCTGTGCATTACCCTTAAATATTGTTCCCTCATGCCAACTGAAGGTATAGCTTTATAGAAGATATTTAAAGCCTCTAGTAAGTCCTCCAACTATGGCAGAACCCAATTCCTGATTCCAGAGCTCAGCTAAGACCCTCATACCCCCATAGGGAACTGATTTTCTTGCAACAGTTTATAGATATTGGCCAGGGATTGTTTCCTGCCTCAAACAGGGCTAATCTTTGAAAGGGCTCTGATAGATGGAAGTAGCTGACCCAAAATGTTTGCTATTTCCAAATCACAAGTTTATCTCCAAAGGGTATTATGGGGTCAAAGTCCAAATATACCCCTTTTCTAAATGTCAGGAATAACTTTTGGGTCTGTGGGTTAATGATGTCTGAAAATGTAGATGGGGCCCTTCTTGGCCTGGGATATATTTGGGGTTCCCACATAAGGGAGTACCATCTTAAAGTGGCACACCAACCAAACCTGGCATCTCACTAGATATTTGTGTTCAGATGTGCAGGGAGATCTTTCAGACCCACATGCACCACATCTTAAGTTGATGGGGTTTGCTAATTGACAATCTAGCTACACATAGGAATAACAATTACTGCCACAAATCCAGTCTCAACTGATCAGAGTGCACATGGCATTGTATATTGgagggaacacccccccccccccccacacacacacaaaggatcatAGTTTCTGAAGTGCTATTCTCACTCTATGGCTTTTCCACAGAACGAAGTACTCGGGCAAGGTAATAAGAGGGATTAAAGAAAGAGGTGACACTTGTAATACAAGAAGTTTTGGAAGGAGAGACATCTTAAAGTGCTGTGTCCCTGGTTAGACCTGGAGCTGAACATCAAACATTTCCATGAAAATCAAAGAATGCTTCCACAAGCTTGCAATACTAGAGCACCTAAAACCCTTACTATACCAATCTGAattcagaaccatcctgcaatCTCTTATCCtcaccagccttgactactgcaacttgctTATGACAAGATTACCCAAATCTACAACCCGCCCACTCAATTACCACAGGACACAAAAGATCAGACCATCACCCCAATTCTAAAAAGCTTACACTGGCTACCGGTGATCAGaagaatcaaatataaaactCTGACCTTAATACACAGCGCAGTCCACAACTGGGAGAGCACAGCCCTAAACATAATTCAGATGCATGTCCCGCAACACTACACTAGATCTATAAACAAACTAAAACTTGACATCCCAACAATGTCAATAGCCAAACTTACTACAGTacgaaacagagccatctccgtCACGGGCCCCGCCTATGGAACGCACTCCCTGATCACTTAAGACTacaaagcaacagcaaaacattcaaaaaagaactgaagacATGGATTTTCAGACATTCCTTCAAAGATGGAATAGGTTAATATACCTAGCTCCATCAACACCCATATACACTCGGATACTCAATACTATGTCATGCTCACAGGTCATAACTTTACACTCTATAACCATATAGCATTACATCCAGTTGGACCACATGATCATACTTGCGTTCACTATCCTAACTATCCCCCATCACCTACCATTATGAGGCTCACCATTTCTTGAAAAACCTGGGATCAGGTTACATTGTTATAGTGAAACAAGGTAACATAAGAATACAGTCTCCTGCTATTCTTTGAGGACACGTTAGACTCTAACAATTTGATCTTGTATTATTCAATTCCAGTTTATTTATCCTCCTGTTCTGCCTATGTACAGCATTGCATTTATATAGTTGATTTCTTGTACTGCgttgttaaatgtaaactggagtgaaggcatctGCTAagccttggtatataaaaatgataaaattaaaGAGGGAGACCCAGACAACCCAGTCTGTTTTCAGATTTGCTCTATAATAGGTGGAATATTCAGTGCATACCACTTGAGCAATGTCCCTATGAAGGTAAATTACCAACTACTTAATCATTGTTTACCCATTGTAAAGGGAGATCAGGTCAAGTCACTTGCATGTGGCCCACTCTGTCTTAACCTCAGCCTTGTCTAGGTTTAGTTTAATGCCTGAAAAGGAGCCAAAGGTATCAAATAGACCCAGGACATTTGGAAGGAGAGTACATGCTTGTGGTATAAAAAGCAGGATGTCATCTGTGAAGAAAATGTTTGGTATGACAGTATTGTCTTGGGTGTCAGCAACATCCAAAAGCTGAAGAGTGTGCACTAAGGGTTCCAGTGATAAAATAAATGCCAGGGTTGTCCAATGTCACCACTGTTAAGTGCCTCTTGTCAAAAGGAGAGGGGCTGACAAATAGTCATTCACCATAACTCTTGCCCTGGGATTAGAGTATAAAACCTGGATAGCCTGAAGGTTAGAACACTATCTTGTCCAAAACATGTATAAGAAAAGACCAGGagaccctgtcaaatgccttcttggCATAAACCTCCACCAGAATGGGGTCCACAAATTTTGTAATGGTGACAAACATGTAGTAGCTGGGCAAGACATCTGATATTTATGCTGGATCTCCTCCCTTTCACAAACCCAGCTTGAGTTGGGAAATATCTGCTAACATATTAGCCAACACCTTGGCAAAAATATTAATGTCAACATTAAGTAGAGAAATTGGTCTCTAAGCTGAGGTGGCTGTAAGATCTCTGCTGGGTTTTGGGAGGACATAATGGTGGCCATACTCAGACACCAGCATAGAACCCTGCTGAACCATAACATTAAATATTGCAGCCAAGCTGCTGAGTATCTTAGTCTTCAGTATCTTTTAAAAGAAAGGATAGTCCATTGGGACCTAGAGCCTTGAGACTCTCTAGAGACCTTGAATCACTATTGAGATTTCTTCTTCCCAATTCAGGGTATTCAATTGGGCCTCCTGCTGAAGGGTAAGCTTTTTTGGAAAGGCAATTTGTTGCATAAACCAATCCCTTGCCACAAGGTTTTCCTTGTCTGCTGTATATAGCTTCTGATAATATTATTGAAAGAGGGCTGAGATTTCCTCAGCTGATGTGCTTGAGTTCCCTAAAGTATTCCAAATCTTAGCAATATGGGTTGGTTTCTTTTCCCCCTTTTCACCAAATGGGATAACATCTTCCCTACTTTATTACCATAGAGGAAGAGGTGGTGTAATAAGGAGGAAGTCACTCTCCTATGTAAGACCTCATTGAGTGCAGCTCATAGGAGAGTGAATGCCTTTTTAGATTCAGGAGTGGTGTTTAAATTTAGGGTGTTTTTTTGCATTGATTAAATTTGTGAGTCAGTTCTAAGATGTCTAGCTCTCTCCTGTGTCTGAGTACTCAATGTCTCCCCACAGAACTACCCTGGTGGCTTCCTGGAACAATATTGGGGTGGAGTGGTGTTCATTATGTGATTCATATTCCTTCCACTTGGAAGTCAGGAATTCCCTAAAGTCTTGATCCAGGGCTAGTCACACTGGCATTTTCCAATTGGTTGGGTTCTGGTATACTCCAGGTCTCTTCAGGACACATGAGACCAGGCAATGATCTGATACTACGAAGGGTTCTATACTTGAGCTCTGGAGTTGTGTAAACAAGGATTCAGCTATTAAAATATAGTCAAGCTGCGATTTTGAGTTCGCCACAGGCGTGATGTGCGTAAAATCTTTGCTGCCTAGATTCAACACCCACCATGAGCCCAATAACTGCAAAGAGTCACATAGGAAGGGGATGTCCTTGTTTGGTCCCAGTGGTCTACTGTGGGCTTGTGAGGAGCAATCTAGAATAGGGTCTGCCACACACTTAAAATCCCCTCCTATCACAATTGGTACCCGGTTTAGAGATATTATCTGGGACACAATCTGAGAAGTACCTATGCTCATAGTGGTTGGGACCATATATAGAGGCTAAAATGATTTTCCAAATAGAAGGCCTTCTATGATGATATAGTGGCCTCTGGGGTCAGCAATGGTCCATTGCTACAGAAAAGAAACTGCTTTGAGTCGTCATAGCTACATCCGTGCAATGTGATGAGCCATGAGCAACAAAAATCTGATTAAACCCTTTCTTTAGTTTTAAGAGGGCATTAACCCTCATATGCATCTCCTGCAGAAATAGTATCAAATCCTTTACTCTGTTAaggtttgaaaaaatgttttccctttttgCTGGTGTACCCACTCCAGCTACATTCCATGAGATATACTTAACACAATTAGCTATAGGTGCACATTAACATGAGGGTAAAACATTGAtctgtatattttttaatgtagcaGTGATGCACTACAGGGCCCAAAACTATAAACAAGGGCTATTATGGTAAACCACAAGATAGGCATTCTTGCTTGGTACAGGTTCTGGAGCAAAACATTGCACTTTTACTGTTCCCTCTTAAATCTCTTCTGgtatctcccctctccttccccaatGGAATTCCTAACACGGGAGGGCCAAAATCCCTCCATTGGAGATCAACTTACAGCACGTgggtgcctcctctcttccatcgatgttccccccccccccggccataaACCTGATGACCTTGAATGGTGTATAAGATCTTAGACTTGTAATCCTAAAATGAAAGTACTTTTGTGATACCATCATTAAATAGGAAAAACCGTTTGTAAAGCCATAAAAGTTAACCATGCAGATACGCTCCTCAGTCTATCAAGGAGAATTGTCAAAGGTACCAAAACATTTCCAGGTAGATACTCAGAGAAACCAGGGGTTCAAACTTGAAACTATTAAACCTTTTCCCGGTTCCCTGTTTATTCACCGAGGTGCATCTGCCAGTTACTGCTTTATTCTCGTGGATGCTGGTGTGCTTTCCTGCAGAAATTCTTCTGCTGCTTCCGGTGTTTAAAAATTTTTATCCCAGACTCTGTCCATATTTTTAATCTTGCTGGATATAGTAGCATGAACCACATTTGGTGGTTCACCAGGTTGGTACAGGTAGTCGAGGTTGCCCGCCAGAGTTGCGACCCTTTCGTAAAACAAATCCTGAAATAGTAGGCATTTCCCCTCATGTtggagctcctttttttttttttttgtggtatgcCTGTAGAAGTCTCACCTTATGTGTGTAGTTCAGTAATTTTGCCACCGCTACTCTAGGTGATTTTTCTGTCCGCTCCAACATGGTGGGCCCGTTCAAAAAATCAAGTGCCCTACCAGTTCCTGTAGGCCTAGTTCAGTTGGGAGCCAGGTTTCAATCAGGTTAGATAAGTTCACCTCAACAATCTGTTCAGCAAAGCCCACGAACCGCAAATTGGACCACCTTGATCTGTTCTCTAAATCTTGGGCTGCCAccggtttttttttccaagtttgcCATCTTCACTTGCAGGGCTAGGGTGTCCTACTCCATGACGCTCACCCGACCTTCCACAATGTCCATGCAGGAGTTATAATCCGCAAGTGAGTTCTTGACTTCAGCCAGTTATGATGAGATTTCGTCGAAGCGGGAATTTAGTGCCACCACGACAGCAGTAGTA from Rhinatrema bivittatum chromosome 3, aRhiBiv1.1, whole genome shotgun sequence includes these protein-coding regions:
- the MAP1LC3C gene encoding microtubule-associated proteins 1A/1B light chain 3C, with protein sequence MQQERSQKSQSTKPFKRRKNLQTRQEEVAGIRTKFPTKIPVIVERYQREKSLPLLDKTKFLVPRDLSMTQFVTIIRSRLALNATQAFYLLVNNKSLASMSLTLAELYKDHQDEDGFLYMTYASQEMFGCNLSINQEKPMEYLTIAKTHMELL